From the uncultured Desulfovibrio sp. genome, one window contains:
- the mqnB gene encoding futalosine hydrolase — translation MSLLLCAATGPELAGLVPGFSPAGLAATAGETAESPAKSWPEMHLWPVRLKHGAALCCITGVGPINAALAMGMAFCRAKAEGTPITAVLNAGLAGAFDLAERPLLGLCMVSEEIWPEYGLHDGRSVTAEAFGFPQWQPETGAAVRNRLSLAGPEALERFGARQQRHVFLPCTSLTVAGVSASFARAADLRARYRADLENMEGFAVAYACAREGIPCVEARSVSNKVGPRANDEKDFPGALRALTRVLPALNLI, via the coding sequence GTGAGCCTGCTGCTTTGCGCCGCCACCGGCCCGGAACTGGCGGGTCTTGTGCCCGGATTTTCTCCGGCGGGGCTTGCCGCCACAGCTGGGGAAACAGCTGAAAGCCCGGCAAAATCCTGGCCAGAAATGCACCTCTGGCCCGTGCGCCTCAAGCATGGCGCTGCGCTGTGCTGCATTACCGGGGTCGGCCCCATTAACGCTGCTCTGGCCATGGGCATGGCCTTTTGCCGTGCTAAAGCCGAGGGTACGCCCATAACGGCTGTGCTCAACGCGGGTCTTGCCGGGGCCTTTGATCTGGCAGAGCGCCCACTTTTGGGGCTGTGCATGGTGAGCGAAGAAATCTGGCCGGAATACGGCCTGCACGATGGGCGCTCCGTCACCGCCGAGGCTTTTGGCTTTCCGCAGTGGCAACCAGAGACCGGGGCTGCGGTGCGCAACCGGCTGTCCCTGGCAGGGCCTGAAGCGCTGGAGCGCTTTGGCGCACGTCAGCAACGGCATGTTTTTTTGCCCTGCACATCACTCACCGTGGCCGGGGTCAGCGCAAGTTTTGCCAGAGCGGCAGACCTGCGCGCCCGCTACCGGGCTGATCTGGAAAATATGGAAGGCTTTGCCGTAGCGTATGCCTGCGCCCGCGAGGGCATCCCCTGTGTGGAGGCGCGCAGCGTTTCCAACAAGGTCGGGCCGCGCGCCAATGACGAAAAGGATTTTCCCGGCGCGCTGCGCGCGCTCACGCGGGTGTTGCCCGCGCTTAACCTTATCTGA
- the hemL gene encoding glutamate-1-semialdehyde 2,1-aminomutase, whose amino-acid sequence MDTTSRQLFEKACAVIPGGVNSPVRACHNVDSQPLFIAEAHGCRITDVDGHEYIDFVLSWGPMILGHDEPSVTKAVCEAAKRGTSYGAPCPAEVTLAEEVVAAMPSLEMVRMVNSGTEATMSALRLARAATKRDKVLKFVGCYHGHADPFLAAAGSGLATFSIPGTPGVPAAVVADTLLAPYNDIDAVKAIFEQHGASIAAIIVEPVAANMGLVLPKPGFLEGLRSVCDQYGSLLIFDEVITGFRAAFGGAQARFSIDPDLTTFGKIIGGGLPVGAFGGKRRYMELIAPRGGVYQAGTLSGNPLAMAAGIATLRYLKTADYAALEKRTHAFAMELRDILASKGVPIQMPTLASMFCPYFSEQEVTDFAIATLCDQALFTTFYKQMRAHGIYLAPSGYETGMVSFVHTDEDFNKALDAARKVIF is encoded by the coding sequence ATGGATACCACTTCTCGGCAGCTTTTTGAAAAGGCCTGCGCTGTTATTCCCGGCGGCGTCAACAGCCCTGTGCGCGCCTGCCACAACGTGGACAGCCAGCCCCTGTTCATAGCCGAAGCTCACGGCTGCCGGATTACCGACGTGGACGGCCACGAGTATATCGACTTTGTACTCTCCTGGGGCCCCATGATCCTTGGGCATGACGAGCCTTCCGTCACCAAGGCCGTGTGCGAGGCCGCCAAACGCGGCACCAGCTACGGCGCTCCCTGCCCGGCGGAAGTAACTCTGGCCGAAGAAGTGGTCGCCGCCATGCCCAGCCTTGAAATGGTGCGCATGGTCAACTCCGGCACAGAGGCCACCATGAGCGCCCTGCGCCTGGCCCGCGCCGCCACCAAGAGGGACAAGGTGCTCAAGTTTGTGGGCTGCTACCACGGCCACGCCGATCCATTCCTTGCCGCCGCAGGTTCCGGCCTTGCCACGTTCTCCATTCCCGGCACTCCCGGCGTGCCCGCAGCCGTTGTGGCCGACACCCTGCTTGCGCCTTACAACGACATTGATGCGGTCAAGGCCATCTTTGAGCAGCACGGCGCGAGCATTGCCGCCATCATTGTGGAACCTGTGGCCGCCAACATGGGTCTTGTGCTGCCCAAGCCCGGCTTTCTTGAAGGCCTGCGCTCCGTCTGCGACCAGTACGGCAGCCTGCTCATTTTTGACGAAGTCATCACCGGCTTTCGCGCGGCCTTTGGCGGCGCGCAGGCCCGCTTCAGCATAGACCCCGACCTCACCACCTTTGGCAAGATCATTGGCGGCGGCCTGCCCGTGGGGGCCTTTGGCGGCAAGCGCCGTTACATGGAACTCATCGCGCCCAGAGGCGGCGTGTATCAAGCGGGTACGCTTTCAGGCAACCCGCTGGCAATGGCTGCTGGCATAGCCACCCTGCGCTACCTCAAAACCGCTGACTACGCGGCACTTGAAAAGCGTACCCATGCCTTTGCCATGGAACTGCGCGACATTCTGGCATCCAAGGGCGTGCCGATTCAGATGCCCACCCTTGCTTCCATGTTCTGCCCCTATTTCAGCGAGCAGGAAGTCACGGATTTTGCCATCGCCACGCTGTGTGATCAGGCACTTTTCACCACGTTCTACAAACAGATGCGCGCTCACGGCATCTACCTTGCGCCTTCCGGCTACGAGACTGGCATGGTTTCCTTTGTCCACACGGACGAGGATTTCAACAAGGCTCTGGACGCTGCCCGCAAGGTCATTTTTTAA
- a CDS encoding cobalt-precorrin 5A hydrolase, whose amino-acid sequence MHSPRRITALACYALSQSALPLAQRLADCLAIKPWGLPGQLQHPARPAQPSEHPAPDKPSGLAHVEIFAPSRFCPAGVTPFEKIGSLLAATYKNFAAHAFIGATGIAVRALAPLLAHKSTDAPVIVLDPAGQHVISLLSGHWGGANELASHVAHLLGATAVITTASDTASNTPGAGTNQPRKAAPALDMFLRNAGLLPVDWNRLPAAQAAMIEGESLGLWDPCHAVPDHPQLQRLPAGEADATPPEHRGPLVAAHWRELAPSPAILRVAVPRLVIGLGCRKNAPGDMVETATRKLLAAQGLEPLAVAALATVKEKLQEPALLALAERLGVPLHGFEAADLARCPTPNPSAAAGRRFSQPPFSVCEAAALLAAAQIFPAGAPRLLLPKTIEQGQLTLALAISDRIER is encoded by the coding sequence TTGCACAGTCCCCGCCGAATCACAGCGCTTGCCTGCTATGCGCTCAGCCAGTCTGCCCTGCCTCTGGCGCAGCGTCTGGCGGACTGCCTTGCGATCAAACCGTGGGGTCTGCCCGGTCAACTCCAGCATCCCGCACGTCCGGCCCAGCCATCAGAGCACCCAGCCCCCGACAAGCCCTCCGGTCTGGCCCACGTGGAAATTTTCGCCCCATCGCGATTTTGCCCTGCGGGGGTTACGCCCTTTGAAAAAATCGGCTCCCTGCTGGCGGCAACCTATAAAAATTTTGCGGCGCATGCCTTCATCGGCGCAACGGGCATAGCCGTGCGCGCGCTTGCGCCCCTGCTGGCGCACAAGAGCACCGATGCCCCTGTAATCGTACTTGATCCTGCGGGTCAGCACGTCATAAGCCTGCTCTCCGGCCACTGGGGCGGAGCCAACGAACTGGCCAGCCATGTGGCCCATCTGCTCGGTGCAACGGCGGTTATCACCACGGCATCGGACACCGCCTCCAATACGCCCGGAGCAGGGACAAATCAGCCCCGCAAGGCCGCTCCTGCGCTGGATATGTTCCTGCGCAACGCGGGGCTGCTCCCCGTGGACTGGAACCGCCTGCCCGCAGCGCAGGCCGCCATGATTGAAGGGGAAAGCCTGGGGCTTTGGGATCCCTGCCATGCCGTGCCGGATCATCCCCAGTTGCAGCGCCTGCCCGCAGGTGAGGCCGATGCCACGCCGCCAGAACACCGCGGCCCCCTGGTTGCGGCGCACTGGCGCGAGCTTGCACCGAGCCCCGCAATCTTGCGTGTGGCTGTTCCCCGGCTGGTGATAGGTCTGGGCTGCCGCAAAAACGCGCCCGGCGATATGGTGGAAACCGCTACACGCAAACTGCTGGCAGCCCAAGGGCTTGAACCTCTGGCTGTGGCGGCGCTGGCGACCGTGAAAGAAAAATTGCAGGAGCCCGCCCTGCTGGCCCTTGCCGAGCGGCTGGGCGTTCCCTTGCATGGCTTTGAAGCCGCCGACCTCGCACGCTGCCCTACGCCCAATCCGTCCGCAGCGGCTGGCAGGCGCTTTAGCCAGCCGCCTTTCAGCGTTTGTGAGGCCGCGGCCCTGCTGGCGGCAGCGCAGATTTTTCCGGCGGGCGCGCCCCGCCTGCTCCTCCCCAAAACTATCGAACAAGGCCAGTTGACTCTGGCCCTAGCCATCTCGGACAGGATTGAACGATGA
- a CDS encoding DUF2065 domain-containing protein produces the protein MKLDYALFLRALGLAIVIEGLCWTLFPGGMRRALLQLLPQPESRLRVLGLIALAVGLGLVALASH, from the coding sequence ATGAAACTCGATTATGCCCTTTTTCTCCGCGCTCTTGGTCTGGCCATCGTTATTGAGGGCCTTTGCTGGACACTCTTTCCCGGCGGCATGCGGCGCGCCCTGCTGCAATTGCTGCCCCAGCCGGAAAGCCGCCTCCGCGTCCTTGGGCTGATCGCCCTGGCCGTAGGGCTTGGTCTGGTGGCACTGGCCTCGCACTAA
- the cobJ gene encoding precorrin-3B C(17)-methyltransferase, whose protein sequence is MNPASLHVVGLGPGDAACLTPQARTAIANASCVAGYSLYMELVPPELLAGKQCISTGMRHEEERCAAAVDAALSGQPTALVCSGDPGIYALAGLALEILESRGLVGRVPFNVVPGVPAVCAAAALLGAPLMHDFACISLSDLLTPWETIERRLHAALEADFVCAIYNPRSKGRPHHLEQALEIARQFRAPHCPVGLVRKAFRPGEEARVFRLDQFDPEQVDMLSILIIGNAESRALGNFMLTPRGYARKKSSNLGNLSK, encoded by the coding sequence ATGAACCCAGCCAGTCTGCATGTTGTCGGCCTCGGCCCAGGCGATGCCGCATGTCTTACCCCTCAGGCCCGCACGGCCATAGCAAATGCATCCTGCGTGGCTGGCTACAGCCTCTACATGGAACTGGTGCCGCCGGAACTGCTGGCAGGCAAGCAGTGCATCAGCACCGGCATGCGGCACGAGGAAGAACGCTGCGCGGCGGCGGTGGACGCAGCTCTGTCAGGCCAGCCCACGGCCCTTGTCTGCTCTGGCGACCCCGGCATCTATGCGCTGGCGGGTCTGGCCCTCGAGATTCTGGAAAGCCGGGGGCTTGTGGGCCGTGTGCCCTTCAATGTTGTGCCGGGCGTTCCGGCGGTCTGCGCGGCGGCAGCCCTGCTGGGCGCTCCCCTGATGCACGATTTTGCCTGCATCAGCCTGAGCGACCTGCTCACGCCGTGGGAAACCATTGAACGCAGGCTCCACGCGGCCCTTGAGGCCGATTTTGTCTGTGCTATCTATAATCCCCGTTCCAAGGGGCGGCCCCACCATCTGGAACAGGCTCTTGAAATTGCCCGGCAATTCCGCGCGCCACACTGCCCTGTAGGGCTTGTGCGCAAGGCCTTTCGCCCCGGCGAAGAAGCACGCGTGTTCCGCCTTGACCAGTTTGACCCGGAACAGGTCGACATGCTCTCCATACTCATCATCGGCAATGCAGAAAGCCGGGCGTTGGGGAACTTCATGCTCACCCCCAGAGGTTACGCGCGAAAAAAGAGTTCCAATCTCGGCAACTTATCAAAATAG
- a CDS encoding siroheme decarboxylase subunit beta: MSRQFTPAEQAVLRIVQDNLPDSLTPYADIAEKAGMTEAQVLELLGSLKESGAIRRFGASIKHQKTGWTHNAMVAWKIDADLVEQCGTQASLHDHISHVYYRPSSAPDWPYELYTMIHGRSEAECLGVVEDLKRDTLLRDHAVLRSLKELKKISMTYFA, translated from the coding sequence ATGAGCCGTCAGTTTACCCCCGCAGAGCAAGCCGTGTTGCGCATCGTGCAGGACAACCTGCCAGATTCGCTCACGCCCTACGCAGATATTGCCGAAAAGGCAGGAATGACAGAAGCCCAGGTGCTTGAGCTGCTTGGTTCGCTCAAGGAATCCGGGGCAATCCGCCGTTTTGGAGCTAGCATCAAACACCAGAAAACCGGCTGGACGCACAACGCCATGGTGGCCTGGAAGATCGACGCCGATCTGGTGGAACAGTGCGGCACGCAGGCCTCCCTGCACGACCATATCTCCCATGTCTACTACCGCCCCAGTTCCGCGCCCGACTGGCCGTATGAACTCTACACCATGATTCATGGCCGCAGCGAGGCCGAGTGCCTTGGCGTGGTGGAAGACCTCAAGCGTGATACCCTGCTGCGCGATCATGCCGTGCTGCGCAGCCTCAAGGAACTGAAAAAAATTTCCATGACCTATTTTGCCTGA
- a CDS encoding ubiquinone/menaquinone biosynthesis methyltransferase, which translates to MESPRNTATETVVKPAHDAAVAGMFGRIVPFYDLLNRVLSLGLDQYWRKVLAQNVRLGDTGRVLDLAAGTLDVSLAIRRRHPSAIVPAMDFCPPMLVRGSRKLKDANARSILPVAADAKRLPLPDASVDCITIAFGIRNILPREAAFAEMLRVLRPGGRACILEFGSGQERIWGGLYNVYLNHLLPRVGKVFSKDPGAYEYLADTIRKFPSALSLEKEMRAAGFERAWHEKLTSGIVCLHVGEKAR; encoded by the coding sequence GTGGAATCTCCCCGCAACACCGCTACGGAAACTGTTGTCAAACCTGCCCACGATGCGGCTGTGGCAGGCATGTTTGGCCGTATTGTGCCTTTTTATGACCTGCTGAACCGCGTGCTCAGCCTCGGGCTTGATCAGTACTGGCGCAAGGTGCTGGCGCAAAACGTGCGCCTGGGCGATACCGGGCGCGTACTGGATCTGGCGGCTGGCACGCTGGATGTTTCCCTTGCCATTCGCCGCCGCCACCCCTCGGCCATTGTTCCGGCCATGGATTTTTGCCCGCCCATGTTGGTGCGCGGCAGCCGCAAGCTCAAGGACGCCAACGCCCGCAGCATTCTGCCTGTTGCCGCAGACGCCAAGCGCCTGCCCCTGCCCGATGCTTCTGTTGACTGCATCACCATTGCCTTTGGCATCCGCAATATTCTGCCCCGCGAGGCGGCTTTTGCCGAAATGCTGCGCGTTCTGCGCCCCGGCGGCAGGGCCTGCATTCTTGAATTCGGTTCCGGACAGGAGCGCATCTGGGGTGGCCTGTACAACGTGTATCTCAACCACCTGCTGCCCAGGGTTGGCAAAGTATTTTCAAAAGATCCAGGCGCGTACGAGTACCTTGCCGATACCATCCGCAAGTTCCCCTCGGCCCTCAGCCTTGAAAAAGAAATGCGCGCCGCGGGCTTTGAACGTGCCTGGCACGAAAAGCTCACTTCCGGCATTGTCTGCCTGCATGTGGGTGAAAAAGCGCGCTAG
- a CDS encoding cation acetate symporter — translation MALFVALQPGIALAAGVIEETQKQNTDWTAIIMFTIFVGASLWITKWAAKRTRSAADFYTAGGGITGFQNGLAIAGDFMSAASFLGISAAVMATGFDGLIYAIGFQVGWPLITFMLAERLRNLGRFTFADVVAYRLQQVPVRIFAASGTLVVVLFYLIAQMVGAGQLIKLLFGLDYHYAVVIVGLLMMAYVLFGGMTATTWVQIIKACLLLGGASFMAFMVMAQYGFSPEKLFTAAVGIKKSAAIMGPGGFVKDPVSAISLGIALMFGTAGLPHILMRFFTVPDAREARKSVLWATTWIGYFYILTFIIGFGAIVFVSTNPEFLDANGVLRGGGNMAAVHLANAIGGNIFLGFMSAVAFATILAVVAGLTLSGASAVAHDLYASALKKGTASSSEELKISKLTTVALGIIAMFLGIVFEKQNVAFMVSLAFAIAASANFPALILSVLWKGCTTRGAVAGGFTGLLAALVMTMLSDAVWVATLGNPPGSAPFPYSSPAIFSMPLAFLCIWVVSICDQSPQAQKEREAFADQKIRSETGLGAFKPTAH, via the coding sequence CCTGCAGCCCGGCATTGCGTTGGCGGCGGGCGTCATAGAAGAAACGCAAAAGCAGAACACCGACTGGACAGCCATCATCATGTTCACCATTTTTGTCGGTGCATCGCTGTGGATAACCAAGTGGGCCGCCAAGCGCACCCGCTCCGCTGCGGATTTTTACACGGCAGGCGGCGGCATCACGGGCTTTCAGAACGGCCTTGCCATCGCGGGCGACTTTATGTCGGCGGCCTCCTTTCTGGGCATTTCAGCCGCAGTCATGGCGACGGGTTTTGACGGCCTGATCTACGCCATCGGCTTTCAGGTCGGCTGGCCGCTCATAACCTTCATGCTGGCGGAGCGCCTGCGCAATCTTGGGCGCTTCACCTTTGCCGATGTGGTGGCCTACAGGCTCCAGCAGGTGCCTGTGCGCATATTTGCCGCATCGGGCACCCTGGTTGTGGTACTGTTCTATCTTATTGCGCAGATGGTGGGCGCGGGGCAACTCATCAAGCTGCTCTTCGGGCTTGATTACCACTATGCGGTGGTTATCGTGGGTCTGCTCATGATGGCCTATGTGCTTTTTGGCGGCATGACGGCGACCACGTGGGTGCAGATCATCAAGGCCTGCCTGCTGCTCGGCGGGGCCTCGTTCATGGCCTTTATGGTCATGGCCCAGTATGGTTTCAGCCCCGAAAAACTTTTCACCGCCGCTGTGGGCATCAAAAAAAGCGCGGCCATCATGGGGCCGGGCGGCTTTGTCAAAGACCCTGTTTCAGCCATTTCGCTCGGCATTGCCCTCATGTTCGGCACGGCTGGTCTGCCGCACATCCTGATGCGCTTTTTTACCGTGCCGGACGCCAGGGAAGCCAGAAAAAGCGTGCTCTGGGCAACCACATGGATCGGCTATTTCTACATTCTGACCTTCATCATCGGCTTCGGGGCCATAGTGTTTGTGAGCACCAATCCCGAATTCCTCGATGCAAACGGCGTTTTACGAGGGGGCGGCAACATGGCTGCCGTGCATCTGGCCAACGCCATTGGCGGCAATATCTTTCTTGGCTTTATGTCAGCGGTGGCATTTGCCACCATTCTGGCAGTGGTGGCGGGGCTGACGCTCTCGGGCGCGTCTGCCGTTGCGCACGATCTGTACGCCTCCGCCCTCAAAAAGGGTACGGCCAGCTCCAGCGAGGAACTTAAGATATCCAAGCTGACAACCGTGGCCCTCGGCATCATCGCCATGTTTCTGGGCATTGTGTTTGAAAAACAGAACGTGGCCTTCATGGTGTCTCTGGCCTTTGCCATTGCGGCCTCGGCCAACTTCCCGGCCCTGATCCTCTCGGTGCTGTGGAAGGGCTGCACCACCAGAGGGGCTGTTGCCGGGGGCTTTACGGGCCTGCTGGCCGCGCTGGTCATGACCATGCTCTCGGATGCAGTGTGGGTGGCGACCTTGGGCAATCCGCCAGGCTCCGCGCCCTTTCCGTATTCCTCCCCGGCCATTTTTTCCATGCCCCTGGCCTTTTTGTGCATATGGGTAGTGTCCATATGCGATCAGTCCCCGCAGGCGCAGAAGGAAAGGGAGGCTTTTGCCGACCAGAAAATCCGGTCTGAAACCGGCCTTGGAGCTTTCAAGCCCACGGCGCATTAA
- a CDS encoding polyprenyl synthetase family protein has translation MIQLKARLALELPGINRALNKAVDTLPEPVRPVARHIFDAGGKRLRPLLTVLTARLLGHEAKSIQDLAITLEMLHAATLLHDDVLDNAVSRRGKPAAHTLFDVSSVILAGDALLAGANALVAKYGDTRLTRCFSEATSRTAAGEILEIAAQRRVDSTSADYEDMVRGKTAWLIRAACEMGALAAGADDAAVAAAAAYGENLGMAFQMVDDALDFAPESVTGKPTGGDVREGKLTPPLRLHRDSLSTAERSAFDAAFCAGLMTEADAASIAESIRQAGHDDAVRRQADEFLDAARQALETLPDRPERELMRQMADYVRDRKK, from the coding sequence ATGATCCAACTGAAAGCACGTCTGGCCCTTGAGCTGCCCGGCATCAACCGCGCTCTGAACAAGGCAGTGGACACCCTGCCGGAACCAGTGCGGCCTGTGGCCCGGCATATTTTTGATGCGGGCGGCAAACGCCTGCGCCCCTTGCTCACCGTGCTCACGGCCCGCCTGCTGGGTCATGAGGCCAAGAGCATACAGGATCTGGCGATCACACTGGAGATGCTCCACGCCGCAACCCTGCTGCACGATGATGTGCTGGACAATGCCGTAAGCCGCCGTGGCAAGCCCGCTGCGCATACGCTGTTTGATGTTTCCAGCGTCATTCTTGCGGGCGATGCCCTGCTGGCCGGGGCCAACGCCCTGGTGGCCAAATATGGCGACACGCGGCTGACCCGCTGTTTCTCGGAGGCCACCAGCCGCACGGCGGCGGGAGAAATCCTTGAAATTGCGGCCCAGCGCCGCGTGGATTCGACCAGCGCCGACTATGAAGACATGGTGCGCGGCAAAACGGCCTGGCTTATCCGCGCTGCCTGTGAAATGGGCGCGCTTGCCGCCGGGGCCGATGATGCCGCAGTGGCTGCTGCCGCCGCCTATGGCGAAAACCTTGGCATGGCCTTTCAGATGGTGGACGATGCCCTTGACTTCGCGCCAGAAAGCGTGACCGGCAAGCCCACTGGCGGCGATGTGCGCGAGGGCAAGCTCACGCCGCCCCTGCGCCTCCACCGCGACAGCCTGAGCACCGCAGAACGCAGCGCCTTTGACGCCGCCTTTTGCGCAGGGCTGATGACGGAAGCCGATGCCGCCAGCATTGCCGAGAGCATCCGGCAGGCCGGGCATGACGATGCCGTGCGCCGTCAGGCCGATGAATTTCTTGACGCGGCCAGGCAGGCATTAGAAACTCTGCCTGACAGACCAGAGCGCGAGCTTATGCGCCAGATGGCCGACTACGTACGCGACAGAAAAAAGTAA
- a CDS encoding cytochrome c3 family protein, protein MKKVLVLTCIMVFALALPALAAPAAPDKPLEFKGSQKTVMFPHAVHAKVECVTCHHQVDGKESFAKCGSSGCHDDLAGKQGEKSLYYVVHTKKELKHNNCIGCHSKVVEEKPELKKDMTACAKSKCHP, encoded by the coding sequence GTGAAGAAAGTTCTGGTTCTTACCTGTATCATGGTGTTTGCCCTGGCCCTGCCCGCGCTTGCAGCGCCCGCCGCTCCTGACAAACCGCTGGAATTCAAGGGTTCCCAAAAGACCGTTATGTTCCCGCACGCTGTGCATGCCAAGGTTGAATGCGTTACCTGTCACCATCAGGTTGACGGCAAGGAAAGCTTTGCCAAGTGCGGCAGCTCCGGTTGCCACGATGACCTCGCAGGCAAGCAGGGCGAAAAGAGCCTGTACTATGTTGTGCACACCAAAAAAGAACTCAAGCACAACAACTGCATCGGCTGCCACTCCAAGGTTGTGGAAGAAAAGCCCGAACTCAAGAAAGATATGACCGCCTGCGCCAAGTCCAAGTGCCATCCGTAG